In Schaalia sp. JY-X169, the following are encoded in one genomic region:
- the hemH gene encoding ferrochelatase, protein MKTFPARPAVLLVNLGSPDQPETKHTRKYLRQFLSDRRVVETHPLLWRPVLEGIILTTRPRQSAAKYRTIWDEDASPLVKATSQQAEYLQQEFGDAAEVRFAMRYGSSSVQSGLQRLHDDGFRKVLVVPLYPQYAASTTASITDEVARWMLRSRDQFAVRIARSFPTDPKYIDALASALENRWESMGRPNFAEGDRLVLSFHGIPVAMAEGGDPYPQECEATTAALQRRLAIPDGGVVRAYQSKFGPAPWLTPATIDTVTELGALGTDRVDVICPGFVSDCLETLEEIDELNRAAYEDAGGGEFNYVPWGNNSAPWLQALAALVRADLAGWA, encoded by the coding sequence TTGAAGACTTTTCCTGCACGCCCAGCTGTTCTCCTCGTGAACCTAGGGAGTCCTGATCAGCCGGAAACTAAACACACCAGGAAGTATCTACGTCAGTTCCTTTCAGACCGCCGAGTCGTTGAAACGCACCCACTTCTGTGGCGTCCGGTCCTTGAAGGAATTATCCTAACCACTCGCCCTCGGCAGTCAGCGGCGAAGTACAGAACAATATGGGATGAAGACGCCTCTCCCCTGGTGAAGGCAACCTCGCAGCAAGCAGAGTACCTCCAGCAGGAGTTCGGAGACGCAGCGGAAGTCCGGTTCGCAATGAGGTATGGAAGTAGCTCGGTGCAGAGCGGCCTCCAGCGCCTGCACGATGATGGGTTCCGGAAGGTTCTGGTAGTACCTCTTTACCCTCAGTACGCGGCCTCAACGACGGCGTCGATTACTGACGAGGTCGCACGGTGGATGCTCAGAAGTCGCGATCAGTTTGCCGTGCGAATCGCTCGCTCGTTTCCTACGGATCCAAAGTACATTGATGCTCTGGCCTCTGCTTTGGAGAATCGCTGGGAATCCATGGGCAGGCCCAACTTCGCCGAAGGAGACCGCCTAGTACTGTCTTTTCATGGCATTCCTGTCGCGATGGCGGAGGGCGGAGACCCTTATCCGCAGGAGTGTGAGGCAACGACTGCAGCATTGCAACGGCGCTTAGCCATCCCTGATGGCGGTGTGGTGAGGGCGTACCAATCTAAGTTTGGCCCGGCCCCGTGGCTGACTCCCGCCACAATCGACACGGTCACGGAGCTTGGAGCACTCGGGACAGATCGGGTCGATGTGATCTGCCCGGGTTTTGTCAGTGACTGCTTAGAGACGTTGGAGGAGATCGATGAACTCAATCGTGCTGCCTACGAGGACGCAGGTGGCGGCGAGTTCAACTATGTGCCTTGGGGGAACAACTCCGCCCCCTGGTTGCAGGCCTTGGCAGCGTTGGTGAGGGCCGATCTGGCGGGCTGGGCTTAA